DNA sequence from the Xenopus tropicalis strain Nigerian chromosome 4, UCB_Xtro_10.0, whole genome shotgun sequence genome:
ATAACCTGTGTACGATTTTTGTGCAAGCATCCTTCCTTTCAAAAGATAATGTGCAAAATTTTGTTGAGGAATGTAATACACGGGCTTCGCTAAGTTGTGGCACTGAGTTTTTCCCAACTGTACGCTTCATTTTTTccaactaaaaaattatttttagtaccACAATGTCATGCTGGTGGCTTTGGCTGACAACCGTCTTTTTCTTTTGCCACCTGCCTACTGGTGCACGATCTGATTGCTGGCTGATTGAGGGGGAAAAAGGATATGTCTGGCTAGCAATCTGCAGCCAGAACCAACCCCCCTATGAGACCATACCTCAGCACATCAATAGCACAGTTCATGACCTTCGGCTCAATGAAAACAAGTTAAAGATAATTGGTTATTCCTCACTATCCCGCTTTGGAAACTTGACAGATCTGAACCTGACCAAGAATGAGATCTACTACATAGAAGATGGAGCCTTCATGGGGCAGTCTAACCTACAGATCCTGTATCTGGGCTATAATAAACTGACCAACCTATCTGAGGGAATGTTAAGGGGAATGCCCAGGCTGCAgtttctttttgttcagcataaCCTGATAGATGTGGTAACACCTAATGCCTTTTCTGAGTGCTTGAGCCTTATCAGTATCGATTTGTCctcaaatagaataaaaaatctAGATAGTTCAACATTTGCTGGTCTTCAGACTCTTATGGTATGTGAATTGGCTGGGAACCCTTTCCATTGTGGATGTGAGCTCTATGGCTTTCTTGAATGGTTAGTCATGTTTAACAATGTCACACGCAACTTTGATCGACTACAGTGTGAAACCCCACGTGAATTTACTGGGTTTCCACTGCTAAGCCCAAGACCACATCATAGCAGAAATGCTATAACTGTTCTTCAAGCTCACTGTAGGAATGGAGGACACCTCCATCTGCCAAGGGAGAGGCCCACATCACTAAGTACAGACTCCTTACATGAAACAGATGAGAGCTCTGGCTTCAATGCTGGGGATATTCTGTCGCCAGAAACTACTACACCTACTCCAACCCCTGACTCTTCAGGTGGCCCCACAATAGACATTCACCATGTAACAGGAAACTCAGCCACCCTGATTGTAACAATTCCTTATCCCTTTCAAAAACTCTATGTTTTAGTGCAATACAATAACAGCTTTGTATATGATGTGACAACTCTGAAGCACAAGAAGGAATATATTACTCTGGACAAACTAAAACCTCATGTGAACTATACATTTTGTGTGACTTCCATACGCTTTTCGAAACGATACAACCACACGTGTTTATTCCTTGCCACTCGTATCAGAGATGAGAAAGACTTCGCTCCCAGTACTTCTACTACAACTCACTATATTATGACAATATTAGGTTGTCTTTTTGGCATGGTCATCATCTTGGGAGTAGTTTACTATTGTTTAAGGAAGAAGAGGATGcaggaagaaaagaagaaatcTCTGAATGTTAAGAAAACCATTCTAGAAATGAGATATGGTTCAGATGTCGATCCCTGCTTAGGGCCTCATTCCTCACAGAAGTTATCTGAGCACCCCATTCCTATTTCTTGCATATCTTCACTCCCTACATCTGTATCTGGGCTTGGGAGTGGAGGAGAGAAAGGAATGTCCTCCAAGCAAATAAATTCTCAAATGGGGACGCCAAAAGGCACAAACTACATGGAAGTTCGGAGTGGAGATGGGTTAGACAGAGGCCAAAGGAGGATGTCAGGTGAAGAAGAGGATGATGATGACTTTCGTGAACTTGACAATGGTGAGGGATCTGCTTCTGAAATATCCACCATTGCCAAGGAGGTAGACAAAGTGAATCAGATCATTAACAACTGCATTGATGCCCTCAAGCTGGACACTGCCTCTTTTTTAGGCGGGGGGGACCCGGAGCTAGGCTACGACTGCCAGTCCGTGCCAGCCAGCTCATCGGGCCACTTGGAGAGGCTGAGCTTCCTCTCTCCTGCATACAAGGAGGGTGTGCACCCTCTTCAGCGCCAACTCAGTGCAGATGCAGCCACAGTGGGCAAGAAACGCTGCAGCATTTCATCTAGTGGCTCCATTAAAAGTGCCCGAGTTTTCAGTTTGGATGTTCCTGACCAATCTTTAAAATGTGACTCCAAATATATTGAAAAAAGCAGTCCCCTTAACAGCCCTTTGGATCGCCTTCCTCTAGTGTCTTCTTCTGGAGTACAACATCTAGACGTCAAGCCTTCCTACCACTGCAGTGAGCACCGGCATTCCTTCCCAGCCCTCTATTATGAGGAAAGCGCTGATAC
Encoded proteins:
- the elfn2 gene encoding protein phosphatase 1 regulatory subunit 29 precursor (The RefSeq protein has 1 substitution compared to this genomic sequence) — protein: MSCWWLWLTTVFFFCHLPTGARSDCWLIEGEKGYVWLAICSQNQPPYETIPQHINSTVHDLRLNENKLKIIGYSSLSRFGNLTDLNLTKNEIYYIEDGAFMGQSNLQILYLGYNKLTNLSEGMLRGMPRLQFLFVQHNLIDVVTPNAFSECLSLISIDLSSNRIKNLDSSTFAGLQTLMVCELAGNPFHCGCELYGFLEWLVMFNNVTRNFDRLQCETPREFTGFPLLSPRPHHSRNAITVLQAHCRNGGHLHLPRERPTSLSADSLHETDESSGFNAGDILSPETTTPTPTPDSSGGPTIDIHHVTGNSATLIVTIPYPFQKLYVLVQYNNSFVYDVTTLKHKKEYITLDKLKPHVNYTFCVTSIRFSKRYNHTCLFLATRIRDEKDFAPSTSTTTHYIMTILGCLFGMVIILGVVYYCLRKKRMQEEKKKSLNVKKTILEMRYGSDVDPCLGPHSSQKLSEHPIPISCISSLPTSVSGLGSGGEKGMSSKQINSQMGTPKGTNYMEVRSGDGLDRGQRRMSGEEEDDDDFRELDNGEGSASEISTIAKEVDKVNQIINNCIDALKLDTASFLGGGDPELGYDCQSVPASSSGHLERLSFLSPAYKEGVHPLQRQLSADAATVGKKRCSISSSGSIKSARVFSLDVPDQSLKCDSKYIEKSSPLNSPLDRLPLVSSSGVQHLDVKPSYHCSEHRHSFPALYYEESADTLSQRVSFLKPLSRSKRDSSYSQLSPRHHFSGYSSSPEYSTENTHKIWERFRPYKKHTREEVYIAAGHALRKKVQFAKGEDLHDILDYWKGVSAQQKL
- the elfn2 gene encoding protein phosphatase 1 regulatory subunit 29 isoform X1 — translated: MSCWWLWLTTVFFFCHLPTGARSDCWLIEGEKGYVWLAICSQNQPPYETIPQHINSTVHDLRLNENKLKIIGYSSLSRFGNLTDLNLTKNEIYYIEDGAFMGQSNLQILYLGYNKLTNLSEGMLRGMPRLQFLFVQHNLIDVVTPNAFSECLSLISIDLSSNRIKNLDSSTFAGLQTLMVCELAGNPFHCGCELYGFLEWLVMFNNVTRNFDRLQCETPREFTGFPLLSPRPHHSRNAITVLQAHCRNGGHLHLPRERPTSLSTDSLHETDESSGFNAGDILSPETTTPTPTPDSSGGPTIDIHHVTGNSATLIVTIPYPFQKLYVLVQYNNSFVYDVTTLKHKKEYITLDKLKPHVNYTFCVTSIRFSKRYNHTCLFLATRIRDEKDFAPSTSTTTHYIMTILGCLFGMVIILGVVYYCLRKKRMQEEKKKSLNVKKTILEMRYGSDVDPCLGPHSSQKLSEHPIPISCISSLPTSVSGLGSGGEKGMSSKQINSQMGTPKGTNYMEVRSGDGLDRGQRRMSGEEEDDDDFRELDNGEGSASEISTIAKEVDKVNQIINNCIDALKLDTASFLGGGDPELGYDCQSVPASSSGHLERLSFLSPAYKEGVHPLQRQLSADAATVGKKRCSISSSGSIKSARVFSLDVPDQSLKCDSKYIEKSSPLNSPLDRLPLVSSSGVQHLDVKPSYHCSEHRHSFPALYYEESADTLSQRVSFLKPLSRSKRDSSYSQLSPRHHFSGYSSSPEYSTENTHKIWERFRPYKKHTREEVYIAAGHALRKKVQFAKGEDLHDILDYWKGVSAQQKL